The following coding sequences are from one Arthrobacter crystallopoietes window:
- a CDS encoding TraR/DksA family transcriptional regulator — protein MSDALDVGSTAATADKGMYRQLLEEKIAEARLQIDRLTADIHEATLAAHDIPADDEHDPEGSTLTLERAREVALLDGTEKSLAELLEAEDRLEKGTYGTCENCGREIPRERLEVRPEARFCVQCASARRR, from the coding sequence ATGAGCGATGCGCTGGATGTAGGGTCCACGGCAGCCACGGCGGATAAAGGAATGTACCGGCAGTTGCTGGAGGAAAAGATCGCCGAGGCCCGCCTGCAGATCGACCGGCTGACGGCGGACATTCACGAGGCGACACTGGCCGCGCACGATATTCCGGCCGACGACGAGCACGACCCGGAGGGTTCAACGCTCACGCTCGAACGCGCCCGTGAGGTTGCGCTGCTCGACGGCACCGAGAAGTCGCTCGCCGAACTGCTGGAAGCCGAGGACCGCCTCGAGAAGGGCACCTACGGCACGTGCGAGAACTGCGGGCGAGAGATACCCCGCGAGCGGCTCGAAGTCCGGCCGGAAGCGCGGTTCTGCGTGCAGTGCGCCAGCGCCCGACGGCGGTAA
- a CDS encoding FAD-dependent monooxygenase → MRTDMAEREIQTDVLVVGAGPTGLMLANWLAKLGVPMLVADGKSEPTRESRALGLQARSMEIYDQLGVIDKVLAEGTVAQKLVFGYEARELGRVPIGRLGRGVTPYPGVTFLEQSRNEQLLVDNLKALGADVLWQHRLTALEVDRSDPLPVTATLVTDDGGVRVRAQYCVGADGGSSTVRSARGIAFEGVTNAHTFYVSDATEVRGLALDAVNIRPGTEDFLLGFPMGGDSDVRLIGTVRNSDIAGDELSEDTVRRRLQRIYSVSYGPSRWYSTYKVHHRTAAVFRDGPVFLAGDAAHVHSPVGAQGMNTGLQDAHNLAFKLADVLQGRASERYLDRYEAERRPVARRLISTTDRLFGIITSARPVPRTLRRLILPVLAPVATNILPRLKGAPRLFEYVSQVRIHYWMSDEAKETANGRRGKVVGRRLPYTGSNFETLRSLTWQVHAYGGIDDVAVHHVRSALGLDVHDLPLNGNTKLQPGYFYLVRPDGFVAAESLPVNAVSTFTAAMAR, encoded by the coding sequence GTGCGGACTGACATGGCGGAACGGGAGATCCAGACCGATGTCCTGGTGGTCGGAGCGGGACCGACCGGATTGATGCTGGCCAACTGGCTGGCCAAGCTCGGCGTGCCCATGCTGGTGGCCGACGGCAAATCGGAGCCCACGCGGGAGTCCCGTGCCCTGGGCCTGCAGGCCAGAAGCATGGAGATCTACGACCAGCTTGGCGTGATCGACAAGGTTCTCGCCGAGGGCACCGTCGCGCAGAAGCTGGTCTTCGGCTACGAAGCGCGCGAGCTGGGACGCGTTCCCATCGGGCGGCTGGGCCGCGGCGTGACCCCGTATCCCGGCGTCACTTTCCTGGAGCAAAGCCGGAATGAGCAGCTCCTGGTGGACAACCTCAAGGCGCTCGGGGCAGACGTGCTCTGGCAGCACCGGCTAACAGCTTTGGAGGTGGATCGGTCCGATCCGCTGCCGGTGACGGCAACGTTGGTGACCGACGACGGCGGGGTGCGGGTCCGCGCGCAGTACTGCGTGGGCGCCGACGGCGGCTCCTCCACGGTGCGTTCGGCGCGCGGCATCGCGTTCGAAGGAGTCACCAACGCGCACACCTTCTACGTCTCGGATGCGACCGAGGTCCGGGGGCTCGCCCTTGATGCGGTCAATATCCGGCCGGGCACCGAAGACTTCCTGCTCGGTTTTCCGATGGGCGGTGACTCCGACGTGCGGCTGATCGGCACGGTGCGGAACTCCGACATCGCCGGTGACGAGCTGTCCGAGGACACGGTGCGCCGGCGCCTGCAGCGGATCTACTCCGTCAGCTACGGACCGTCGCGCTGGTATTCCACGTATAAGGTGCACCACCGCACCGCGGCGGTCTTCCGCGACGGGCCCGTGTTCCTGGCGGGCGACGCTGCGCACGTGCACTCCCCCGTTGGCGCCCAGGGCATGAACACCGGGTTGCAGGATGCGCACAACCTTGCCTTCAAGCTCGCGGACGTATTGCAGGGCCGGGCGTCCGAACGCTACCTCGACCGCTACGAGGCCGAACGGCGTCCCGTTGCGCGCCGGCTAATCTCGACCACCGACCGGCTGTTCGGCATCATCACCTCCGCCCGTCCGGTGCCCCGGACGCTCCGCAGGCTGATCCTTCCCGTGCTCGCACCGGTGGCGACGAACATCCTGCCCAGGCTTAAGGGAGCCCCGCGCCTGTTCGAGTACGTCTCCCAGGTGCGGATCCACTACTGGATGAGCGATGAAGCCAAGGAAACCGCCAACGGCCGCCGCGGCAAGGTAGTCGGGCGCCGGCTGCCCTACACCGGTTCAAACTTCGAGACACTCCGCTCGCTCACCTGGCAGGTCCACGCCTACGGCGGGATCGACGACGTCGCCGTCCACCACGTCCGTTCCGCGCTGGGCCTGGACGTCCATGACTTGCCGCTGAACGGCAACACGAAGCTGCAGCCGGGGTACTTCTATCTGGTCCGGCCGGACGGTTTTGTCGCAGCCGAGTCCCTGCCGGTCAACGCCGTCTCAACGTTCACCGCCGCGATGGCACGGTAA
- a CDS encoding APC family permease, with amino-acid sequence MSQTTRTAPAARTGKGLASGQLGLLAVVVIGISTIAPAYVLTSTLGPTVQAIGTYLPAIFIVGFVPMFLVALGYRELNADSPDSGTTFTWVTKAFGPFVGWMGGWGLLAANIIVLSNLAGVAVDFFYLFLSQLTGSQAIAELAANKVVNVLTCLVFVALAVWVSCRGVKTTKTVQYVLVIFQLGVLAWFVLGALAKIGTVPETQPLAFDWEWFNPFGIESFSAFAAGLSLSIFAFWGWDVCLTMNEETTNGKRTSGIAAAVTAVAVLVIYLLGSVATIMFAGIGDTGLGLNNPDISENVFTAIAGPVMGPFAILLSLAVLSSCASSLQSTMISPARSLLAMGYYKALPERFARINPRFQSPVYATVVAGAVSAGFYTLMRFVSDNVLNDTIMALGLMICFYYGLTALACVWYFRRTAFVNARSFLFRFLFPLLGGLALVVVFLQTAVDSWDPAFGSGSEVFGIGLVFIIGVGIIALGLVAMLLFYRRNPEFFRGQTLEQDSPALVVPE; translated from the coding sequence ATGAGCCAGACAACACGCACCGCCCCGGCGGCCCGGACCGGCAAGGGGCTCGCCAGCGGGCAGCTCGGCCTGCTCGCCGTCGTCGTTATTGGTATTTCCACCATCGCCCCGGCCTATGTGCTGACCTCCACCTTGGGTCCCACAGTGCAGGCCATCGGCACCTACCTGCCGGCCATCTTCATAGTTGGCTTCGTGCCGATGTTCCTGGTGGCGCTGGGCTACCGCGAGCTGAATGCGGACTCGCCGGACAGCGGCACCACGTTCACCTGGGTGACCAAGGCGTTCGGACCGTTTGTGGGCTGGATGGGCGGTTGGGGGCTGCTGGCCGCGAACATCATTGTGCTCTCCAACCTGGCCGGCGTGGCGGTGGACTTCTTCTACCTCTTCCTCTCCCAGCTCACCGGCTCGCAGGCCATTGCCGAGCTCGCGGCGAACAAGGTAGTCAACGTGCTGACCTGTCTGGTGTTTGTGGCGCTGGCGGTGTGGGTTTCGTGCCGCGGCGTGAAGACCACCAAGACCGTGCAGTACGTGCTGGTGATCTTCCAGCTGGGCGTGCTGGCTTGGTTTGTGCTCGGCGCGCTGGCCAAGATCGGCACCGTCCCGGAGACGCAGCCGCTGGCGTTCGACTGGGAGTGGTTCAACCCGTTCGGCATCGAGAGCTTCTCCGCCTTCGCCGCCGGGCTGTCGCTCTCCATCTTCGCCTTCTGGGGCTGGGACGTCTGCCTGACCATGAACGAGGAAACCACCAACGGCAAGCGGACCTCCGGCATCGCCGCCGCGGTTACCGCCGTCGCCGTTCTGGTCATCTACCTGCTGGGCTCCGTTGCGACCATCATGTTCGCCGGCATCGGGGACACCGGGCTGGGGCTGAACAATCCGGACATTTCCGAAAACGTCTTCACCGCCATCGCCGGCCCGGTCATGGGCCCCTTCGCCATCCTGCTCTCGCTGGCCGTGCTCTCCAGCTGCGCGTCCTCGCTGCAGTCCACCATGATCTCGCCCGCCCGCAGCCTGCTGGCGATGGGCTACTACAAAGCGCTGCCGGAGCGCTTCGCGCGGATCAACCCGCGTTTCCAGTCGCCGGTGTACGCCACGGTGGTGGCCGGTGCCGTGTCGGCGGGCTTCTACACACTGATGCGCTTTGTCAGCGATAACGTCCTGAACGACACGATCATGGCGCTGGGCCTGATGATCTGCTTCTACTACGGCCTGACCGCGCTGGCCTGTGTCTGGTATTTCCGCCGGACGGCTTTTGTAAATGCACGCAGCTTCCTGTTCCGGTTCCTGTTCCCGCTGCTCGGCGGCCTGGCGCTGGTGGTCGTCTTCCTCCAGACCGCGGTGGACAGCTGGGATCCGGCCTTCGGCAGCGGCTCGGAGGTCTTCGGGATCGGGCTGGTGTTCATCATCGGCGTGGGCATCATCGCGCTGGGCCTGGTGGCGATGCTGCTCTTCTACCGGCGCAACCCGGAGTTCTTCCGGGGGCAGACGCTTGAGCAGGATTCTCCGGCCCTGGTGGTGCCGGAGTAG
- a CDS encoding Glu/Leu/Phe/Val family dehydrogenase yields MTTTVLSPQASNDSAQVPAAPGTDAGPWGSAQSQLASAVRTLGYSSGLHQMLARPRRELSVSIPLRRDDGSVEILTGYRVQHNFSRGPAKGGLRYSPEVSLDEVRALAMWMTWKCALLDVPYGGAKGGITIDPRNYSQQELERVTRRYTSEILPVIGPEKDIPAPDIGTDEQTMAWMMDTYSVNVGYTVPGVVTGKPVSVGGSLGRASATSRGVVHVALAALRQAGITPAGSTAAVQGFGKVGAGAAEFLAEAGVAVVAVGDQYGAIYNAAGLEIKALTEHVRETGSVVGFEGSDAIGSGELLELEVDLLVPAAVEGVLHGGNAGRVRAKVVVEGANGPTTAAADAVFRENGVLVVPDILANAGGVIVSYFEWVQGNQAYWWTAAEVEERLEQRMLAAWENVLAVAARRGLSLREAATVTAVERVAEAHLTRGLYP; encoded by the coding sequence ATGACGACAACTGTTTTATCACCGCAGGCCTCGAACGATTCCGCCCAGGTGCCGGCCGCCCCCGGCACAGACGCGGGCCCTTGGGGGAGCGCACAAAGCCAGCTGGCCTCGGCCGTGCGCACCCTCGGCTACAGCTCCGGACTGCACCAGATGCTGGCCCGGCCACGCCGCGAACTCTCTGTGAGCATCCCGCTGCGCAGGGACGACGGCAGCGTGGAAATCCTCACCGGTTACCGCGTGCAGCACAACTTCTCGCGCGGTCCGGCCAAGGGCGGTCTGCGCTACAGTCCGGAGGTTTCGCTTGACGAGGTCCGTGCGCTGGCGATGTGGATGACCTGGAAGTGCGCCCTTCTCGATGTGCCCTACGGCGGGGCCAAGGGCGGGATCACCATTGATCCGCGCAACTACTCGCAGCAGGAACTTGAGCGCGTGACGCGCCGGTACACCAGCGAAATCTTGCCGGTGATCGGCCCCGAAAAGGACATCCCGGCTCCGGACATCGGAACCGACGAACAGACCATGGCGTGGATGATGGATACCTACTCCGTCAACGTCGGCTACACGGTGCCCGGCGTCGTGACCGGCAAGCCTGTCAGCGTGGGCGGCTCCCTCGGCCGGGCCAGCGCGACGTCACGCGGCGTGGTCCACGTTGCCTTGGCCGCCCTCCGGCAGGCTGGCATCACCCCGGCAGGCAGCACCGCCGCCGTGCAAGGCTTCGGCAAGGTTGGTGCAGGTGCGGCGGAATTCCTCGCCGAAGCCGGCGTCGCCGTCGTCGCTGTTGGAGACCAGTACGGCGCGATTTATAACGCAGCCGGGCTGGAAATCAAGGCGCTGACCGAGCATGTCCGCGAAACGGGCAGTGTGGTCGGATTCGAGGGCTCTGACGCCATCGGCTCCGGAGAGTTGCTCGAACTGGAGGTCGACCTGCTGGTGCCGGCCGCCGTCGAAGGTGTCCTGCATGGCGGGAATGCCGGACGGGTACGGGCAAAGGTCGTCGTCGAAGGCGCCAACGGACCGACCACGGCTGCCGCTGATGCTGTTTTCCGCGAGAACGGCGTGCTGGTAGTGCCCGATATCCTCGCGAACGCCGGTGGCGTGATCGTGTCCTACTTCGAATGGGTGCAGGGCAACCAGGCCTACTGGTGGACCGCCGCCGAGGTCGAAGAGCGGCTGGAACAGCGCATGCTGGCCGCGTGGGAGAACGTGCTGGCCGTCGCTGCCCGACGTGGCCTGAGCCTGCGCGAGGCGGCAACCGTGACGGCCGTTGAGCGTGTGGCGGAAGCCCACCTCACCCGCGGCCTCTACCCCTAA